In Roseisolibacter agri, a genomic segment contains:
- a CDS encoding M1 family aminopeptidase, which translates to MRLRETIRYELWYQARRATTWLYIGAVLALAFLLARMEVGGVVDVADGEAPINAPYMLAMMMRLANIAALLPIGVIAGEAAGRDAMTRMAPLVYTAPVAKATYLGGRIVAALLLGVLVSLAVPAGTLLAVLLSGAPADVLGPLRVGSYASAWLVMHLPNAVVATSLAFAMATFARRPMVGWVAGALLFIGSMLCLTMLPDIGQWTLASLLDPLGIATLQEMSQSWTPEAKRNDVPWLMTSFLRNRALWLGAGAAVLALTHHRFRLAHHVPAPRRTRAATEPPATTPIALAPHPPRPRTFGAGTHASQLLAVARESWRVVVIGGGGLVMLLVAALVVAAAPGELAVNGVPLAPSTAMLADTVADPGAPFTMIALLLLLFYAGELVWRDREAGLGEIAGAAPVPEWAQLLGRVTGLALALATFQAVLMIAAMAAQLRVGYRPIEPWLHARLFLGMRLADYVLLVALAIVVHVIVAHKYVGHLVTLLVYGFVLFAAKLGVQHRLLVFAADPGWSYSDMRGFGGAVGPWLTLQLYWAAWTALLLVAASLLWVRGREDALAARLQAMRRRATRRALGVAAGASALVLALGGFTFYNTNVLHEYLTPTDVAARKAEYERRYARHARAPQPRLEGVRLHAELHPEQGRAEIRGTYQLVNREAVAIDTLHVTTSPDVATGAMTLDRAATPAVADDRLGYRVLALRAPLQPGDTLRLHWVVRIGTRGFANDGVPQMVTANGTYIRNFELPWIGYQDWRELGEASARAAHGLPAKPATPSLDDEAARRDLRAAAERVMVEATIGTSAEQHAVGPGALRRTWTADGRRYFAYATERPIRSDFSLFSARYAVRAATWNGIAIEVVHHAAHAANVDRMLASARASLEHLSATLGPYPHRQLRLVEHPGTGGLHASPINISYQEGAALFDPERDERGLDFPFAVVAHELAHQWWGNQLTPARVEGANVMSESLAWYSAMGVVEHARGRAELERLVAFMREAWMPPKAPSDPPLLRATDWFLGYRKGPLALYALREYVGAQSVDVALRRLLAAHAEARPPLPTTRDLYRELEAVTPDSLRPLLHDLFAANTLWDLTTEQVSAAPAPGGMVALTLTVRARKIVIDTSGTVRELPIHDLVEIGAFRDGGGKARGAEVHRQLHRIRSGVQRITLTVPAGATWAGVDPRALLFDLKPWNNAKRLPAEP; encoded by the coding sequence GCCGGTGGCGAAGGCGACGTACCTCGGCGGCCGCATCGTCGCGGCGCTGCTCCTCGGCGTGCTGGTGTCGCTGGCGGTGCCGGCCGGCACCCTGCTCGCGGTCCTGCTCTCCGGCGCCCCGGCCGACGTGCTCGGCCCGCTGCGCGTCGGGTCGTACGCGTCCGCGTGGCTCGTGATGCACCTGCCCAACGCGGTGGTCGCGACGTCGCTGGCGTTCGCGATGGCGACGTTCGCGCGGCGTCCGATGGTCGGCTGGGTGGCGGGCGCGCTGCTGTTCATCGGGTCGATGCTGTGCCTGACGATGTTGCCGGACATCGGGCAGTGGACGCTCGCCTCGCTGCTCGACCCGCTCGGGATCGCGACGCTCCAGGAGATGAGCCAGTCGTGGACGCCGGAGGCGAAGCGCAACGACGTCCCGTGGCTCATGACGAGCTTCCTCCGCAACCGCGCGCTCTGGCTCGGCGCCGGTGCGGCGGTGCTCGCGCTGACGCACCACCGCTTCCGGCTCGCGCATCACGTCCCTGCACCGCGGCGGACGCGCGCCGCGACGGAGCCGCCGGCGACCACGCCGATCGCGCTCGCCCCACATCCACCGCGGCCGCGCACCTTCGGCGCGGGCACGCACGCGTCGCAGCTGCTCGCCGTCGCGCGCGAGTCGTGGCGCGTCGTCGTGATCGGTGGCGGCGGGCTCGTGATGCTGCTCGTCGCCGCGCTCGTCGTCGCGGCGGCGCCCGGCGAGCTGGCGGTGAACGGCGTGCCGCTCGCTCCGTCGACCGCGATGCTGGCGGACACCGTCGCCGATCCCGGCGCGCCGTTCACGATGATCGCGCTGCTGCTCCTCCTCTTCTACGCGGGAGAGCTGGTGTGGCGCGATCGCGAGGCCGGACTCGGCGAGATCGCCGGCGCGGCGCCGGTCCCCGAGTGGGCGCAGCTGCTCGGACGCGTCACCGGCCTCGCGCTCGCGCTGGCGACCTTCCAGGCGGTGCTGATGATCGCGGCGATGGCCGCGCAGCTGCGGGTGGGATACCGCCCGATCGAGCCGTGGCTGCACGCGCGCCTCTTCCTCGGCATGCGCCTCGCCGACTACGTGCTGCTGGTGGCGCTCGCCATCGTCGTGCACGTGATCGTCGCGCACAAGTACGTCGGGCACCTCGTGACGCTCCTCGTCTACGGCTTCGTGCTGTTCGCGGCGAAGCTCGGCGTGCAGCACCGGCTGCTCGTCTTCGCGGCCGACCCGGGCTGGTCGTACTCCGACATGCGCGGCTTCGGCGGCGCCGTGGGGCCGTGGCTCACGCTCCAGCTCTACTGGGCCGCGTGGACCGCGCTGCTCCTCGTCGCGGCCTCGCTCCTCTGGGTGCGCGGGCGCGAGGACGCCCTCGCCGCGCGACTGCAGGCGATGCGCCGCCGCGCGACGCGGCGCGCGCTGGGCGTGGCGGCCGGCGCGTCGGCGCTCGTGCTCGCGCTGGGCGGGTTCACGTTCTACAACACGAACGTCCTGCACGAGTACCTGACGCCGACCGACGTCGCCGCGCGGAAGGCCGAGTACGAGCGCCGGTACGCGCGTCACGCGCGCGCGCCGCAGCCGCGACTCGAGGGCGTGCGGCTGCACGCGGAGCTCCATCCCGAACAGGGCCGCGCGGAGATCCGCGGCACGTACCAGCTGGTGAATCGCGAGGCCGTGGCGATCGACACCCTGCACGTCACCACGTCGCCCGACGTCGCCACGGGCGCGATGACGCTCGATCGCGCCGCGACGCCCGCGGTCGCGGACGACCGGCTCGGCTACCGCGTCCTCGCGCTGCGCGCGCCGCTGCAGCCCGGCGACACGCTGCGGCTGCACTGGGTCGTGCGCATCGGCACGCGCGGCTTCGCGAACGACGGCGTGCCGCAGATGGTGACCGCGAACGGCACGTACATCCGCAACTTCGAGCTCCCCTGGATCGGCTACCAGGACTGGCGCGAGCTCGGCGAGGCGAGCGCGCGCGCCGCGCACGGCCTTCCGGCCAAGCCGGCCACGCCGTCGCTGGACGACGAGGCGGCGCGGCGCGACCTGCGCGCGGCCGCCGAGCGCGTGATGGTCGAGGCGACCATCGGCACGAGCGCGGAGCAGCATGCGGTGGGGCCGGGCGCGCTCCGGCGGACGTGGACCGCCGATGGCCGCCGCTACTTCGCGTACGCGACCGAGCGGCCGATCCGCAGCGACTTCTCGCTCTTCTCCGCGCGCTACGCCGTGCGTGCCGCGACGTGGAACGGCATCGCGATCGAGGTCGTGCACCACGCCGCGCACGCGGCGAACGTCGACCGCATGCTCGCGAGCGCCCGCGCGTCGCTCGAGCACCTCTCCGCGACGCTGGGCCCGTACCCGCACCGCCAGCTGCGGCTCGTCGAGCATCCCGGCACGGGCGGCCTGCACGCGTCGCCGATCAACATCTCGTATCAGGAAGGCGCGGCGCTCTTCGATCCCGAGCGCGACGAGCGCGGGCTCGACTTCCCCTTCGCCGTCGTGGCGCACGAGCTGGCGCACCAGTGGTGGGGGAACCAGCTCACGCCGGCGCGCGTGGAAGGCGCCAACGTGATGAGCGAGAGCCTCGCGTGGTACTCGGCGATGGGCGTCGTGGAGCACGCGCGCGGCCGCGCGGAGCTGGAGCGGCTGGTGGCGTTCATGCGCGAGGCCTGGATGCCGCCGAAGGCGCCGTCGGATCCGCCGCTGCTGCGCGCGACCGACTGGTTCCTCGGCTACCGCAAGGGACCGCTCGCGCTCTACGCGCTGCGCGAGTACGTGGGCGCCCAGTCGGTGGACGTGGCGCTGCGCCGGCTGCTCGCGGCGCACGCGGAGGCGCGCCCGCCGCTGCCCACCACGCGCGATCTCTATCGCGAGCTCGAGGCGGTCACGCCCGACTCGCTGCGTCCGCTGCTGCACGACCTGTTCGCCGCCAACACGCTGTGGGACCTCACCACCGAGCAGGTGTCGGCCGCGCCCGCGCCGGGCGGGATGGTGGCGCTGACGCTGACGGTGCGCGCGCGCAAGATCGTGATCGACACCAGCGGCACGGTGCGCGAGCTCCCGATCCACGACCTCGTGGAGATCGGCGCGTTCCGCGATGGCGGCGGCAAGGCGCGTGGAGCGGAGGTCCACCGGCAGCTGCACCGGATCCGCTCGGGCGTGCAGCGCATCACGCTCACGGTGCCGGCCGGCGCCACGTGGGCCGGCGTGGATCCGCGCGCGCTGCTGTTCGACCTGAAGCCGTGGAACAACGCGAAGCGGCTGCCAGCGGAGCCGTGA